ttatatgaaaactATGTTTACCTTCCAGtgaaaattacaaaaaaactGACTAAACGTCGTATTTCTACAAAGGGTCTtcatataatgaaaaaaaaaaaaaaacataaaaaataaatatagataaatGTTTATACGTGTGTAACAATGTGATTAATCAGTTGTTGTTAATATTGGTACCGGTATAAACGATTGAGATCTGTCTAGTATTGAATAGTGAATATAAGGTGCCATTATTGTATTTAAACATGCTAAAAAGggtattataaaataataaaaggaTTGTATAATGGAATGAAAacaaactattttttttgcattaatcattcatatattttgtagcgcgttatatatatattaaaactaACTTGATAAAACTACTTTAATTGTAAGAACTTTGTCATATGAGcaattatttgaaaattttttatataaaaaacaattcaGAAACTTATCAACAGattgtattattaaatagTTATTTATCCCTCGAAAAAATCCATACATTCCATCATAAACATATGtaaaatgaattatattttttaggTCTGAAAAAGGagaaaattaatatacatatttatggatgtatatataaattaacataaaaatagagGATTAAATTTGgccatttttatttttttcgtaattatataaagatatatGTATCATATTACTTTGTAGTAATGATTTTGTATGGTcttcaaaaataattaattttgttgAAATATTTAGTAATGGGTAAGATATTATGCAGCTAagatattcataaaatgtGTGATAAAATGACAAATGGAaattgtctttttttttttttttttttacaaaatcattttcatcCTTTACAAAAATCATATGTTTAACAATATTaaagtttattttatcgccaatgaaattatttgaattttctttttcgtTAAGAAATCGACTTTCACGAACtgctatattttttttatcaattgtatctttttttttatcatttcctaaaaaaaaacaagtagaaaataaaacttaGCTACAATAAACTCacacaaataaaaatgttatctTGAATCTTTAtgtaattttatcatataaaaaataaaagtaaataaaattaattataggCCAAATAAAGTAGCTTCTTTTTTGTTCGTACTAATTTTtcgaaatatataaaagtgAATATTCTCcaaaaaatagtatattGATTTCCTGTAAAAATAAGTTAAACAAAGTTCATATGGACAcacacacacatatatatatatatatgaatggaataatatgaaatataatttgaatGAAATTTTCATCGTTTTACTTTGATATTAGATGAGCCAGCATGGGAACCAAACCACTATATAGTCCCGTTACCccttcattattataaatctgaaaaaaaaaataaaatgaaataaagtaaaatttccaaatgtaaaataataataaaaaaattcctTTGgtatactatatatttgggcaaataactattttttttttaatttaatgataatttttcgtaataaaaaaaaatattgctCATTACTTGTTGCAAACtattgataatataaataatatatgtttttatattcaaattGTTGACATGAATTGGCTGGTTGTACTTTATGTGGTCATTTCCAACGttcaaatatttgtataatatGCTTCTACATTGAATctgaaaaatttaaaaaataaaatgttaattCCATTCAAATTGAGCTATTCATAATATGTCCATATGTGCACAAGTTTACAAAAATGTATTcgctatttattttttatatggacaaattattatataatatattttttcctgtTCATATATGCAACTTTAATTatctattaatttatatttgttaacTTTTTGTTCTAACATTGTATATGGGATaagaaattaaataaagGGGGGAAATGCCTATATCAAATTTTGGTTTTTCGTCatctattaaaaaaaacatatgcatatagaccgtaataataatgtcGTTAAATTTATGAACAAGCCATGTGAAAAATACACCATGCATATAAAACATACATAATATgcaaatattaataatatgagGATTGTGTTGATTTTTAACTtacatttttgtattaGCATTTTATGAGCAATTCTATGTTTTGTGTATTTTCTAAGGATGTTTTATAGGGGGTTGTTTTTGATTCTTCTTGCTTcgtcttctttttttagcgcttttttaattaagcatatattcaaaaaaagttatatgCATTTAAAAAGGTTACATGAAAggatattataaaaattaatgataaaaaaaagagattCAAATATGCTCATCTTTACTTCAATGATATAAGTAAAATGAACAAGTAAATGAGGAAAAGCTATTTATTCCCATATCTTCATATATGTTGTACAAACAATAGCTAATAAGCATATAACAAtgtatgatatatatatgtaataaataaactaaaaaataagcaaaTTAAACAAACTATAATACAAATGTATATGCGAAATAATCCCTTTTATTTCGCATATTTTCACGAAATTAGAatggtaaaaaatatagaaattttgtattaaaaaaataataataaaatgggaaagaaaaatattaaaaaaatataaaattatcatacatatttataaacaaaacCTTTAGCTACATTCTTTTTATGTTTCctttattcatttattgAAAGGTGTAACAATTAGTCGTTTTCTATGGATCATACTTTTTTTGCAATATACAAACTCatacataaattatttcatatacCCAATCAAGCATACACAATAGCTTATAAGGAAATTCTTTGTACATTCTTACctatacatttataaatacaaataaaaaaaattatgtataaccatatacataatatatatatattttttgcatgACATGCCCATGggttttttgtaaaaattattaacaagccatataatagaaaaaaaacacaaaatttacaaaatatataaatcacTATTTTGTGTGTATTCATGGCGAGttattcatatatgtttattgCAAAATAAATGGAGCACAATACATAATACATGCATattgtataataaatacatttacatatatgtaatgTATTATATGGTTAATCCCATTcttgtttatttaattattgttctaatttaataaaaaaaatattcgaatattttattttttttctacaaaaatatacattgaaaatatggttaattatttttaattcatatagcgcaaaaaggaaaaaattaaaatattttgagagtgataaaatataaataaaaaaaattaaataaaacgatcaaatttaaaatacataaagaaaaatatgaaaagttaaaaattttttaaaacaaaatcaAAAAACGAAGACgaagaaacaaaaaaaaagaacaaGGGGGAAAAGAtgaaaattgtttttatatttgcaattattataacaatattttttagtaaaaACATTAAATGCTTTAATGATGTAAATTCAAATGGGGAAAAAAACTTACAAGAGCAAAACATTAAGGGGGATGGTAGTATTTCGACACAAGAAAACCAAAATGTTGATGAAGTAAATAGCCAAAATAAGGAAAATGTAAAAGATGAAATGAATGAAAAGCATGACAAACAATATAACATCGAAA
This genomic window from Plasmodium berghei ANKA genome assembly, chromosome: 2 contains:
- a CDS encoding mitochondrial carrier protein, putative, with the translated sequence MLIQKYDEKPKFDIGISPLYLISYPIYNIQCRSILYKYLNVGNDHIKYNQPIHVNNLNIKTYIIYIINSLQQIYNNEGVTGLYSGLVPMLAHLISKKSIYYFLENIHFYIFRKIRNDKKKDTIDKKNIAVRESRFLNEKENSNNFIGDKINFNIVKHMIFVKDENDFVKKKKKKDNFHLSFYHTFYEYLSCIISYPLLNISTKLIIFEDHTKSLLQNLKNIIHFTYVYDGMYGFFRGINNYLIIQSVDKFLNCFLYKKFSNNCSYDKVLTIKVVLSTCLNTIMAPYIHYSILDRSQSFIPTLCRNTTFSQFFCNFHWKSHLSNVSVGLAVAGIQLIIIALMPKDASKNDELVDQEPDEYI